A genomic window from bacterium includes:
- a CDS encoding carboxypeptidase regulatory-like domain-containing protein: MVRKLLRIVFLILILKGIILFSDDYEIKGRVVDRNGSGIKNALVAYGPGVFWINYKSVRTDENGFFHLKNLPHEKSIVAVQCKGFSPKFFEITPGKEESIPFLNVELEPGHSVSGYIIDENGKPVKGAQISTMALCRFISAGCEQIYRYLESSCITDEKGYFKLEDLPSEGVFISVYAEGYAMIDKKFLGVDRDDYKIVLKVLGCIRGKIIDEKTKNPVKKFKVKLNFPVLKKITDLTGGFSCDFIKGVNFESEDGTFEISNLTPDAVYKVIIESEGFAPFYIEKVKAKRVQEKEYEIFELKPSFLRIEGYVYNSVKKTPVSDAEVIMIDTLGRNIGFFSWINDYYDYEELGVVRKTRTDEKGKFTISDIRNTRGYFIIKHPEYGKAFYPEIPITEKTKTIEFPIDPSGKIEGIVYDKNKSPISGVEIYLEQKIDGDSAFFGYVKTDENGFYSFQNLSSGYYTIRVSSLNGVNYKEVYLNPGENKKVDFGLEKGAKIKGRVIHRGKPLEEVEVSIIDIKKRTSIAKSTTDKNGEYEIIGLEKGEYKIEVMKGDWLDPNKLLIEKDIKIKNEENEINFVFPESTIEGKVIDFKTKKPVSDIIISAYKKIRSYRLWGKNGFDTYEYEWIWQPKQKAKTDKNGNFKLENVEDGMYVIVAGDINSKDRVASKLLRVKNPLSLKNIILEINQPGKLKVELFDKETGKIIEKASVCLFTSENFYLHLGYPEVKYDDYSWFSMKNPYSFKNGEIIFENLKPGIYYVFASAPGYVCSRKEKVVVKENGISEKNIKLGPGCMVEFILKEPEPPFNGILTIGLKLKTEDGRIPLIDYYGYRMSGIYEFFDEKDGKKVFVINTLKEGRYTGEIEIYRENSLYVATYKFQKHLYRQKIEFSVEKGKKKVIEIDMREKRL, translated from the coding sequence ATGGTTAGAAAATTGCTCAGAATTGTCTTTCTGATATTAATTTTAAAAGGAATTATATTGTTTTCAGATGATTATGAAATTAAAGGAAGGGTTGTGGACAGGAATGGAAGTGGTATAAAAAATGCTTTAGTTGCTTATGGTCCAGGTGTATTCTGGATTAATTATAAATCTGTAAGGACAGATGAAAATGGCTTTTTTCACCTTAAAAATTTACCACATGAAAAAAGTATAGTTGCTGTTCAATGTAAAGGTTTTTCCCCAAAGTTTTTTGAAATTACTCCTGGAAAAGAAGAGAGCATTCCTTTTTTAAATGTAGAACTTGAACCAGGACATTCTGTCTCCGGTTATATAATTGATGAGAATGGTAAACCGGTAAAAGGCGCTCAAATTTCTACAATGGCTCTATGTAGGTTTATTTCTGCTGGATGTGAACAAATTTACAGATATCTTGAATCATCCTGTATAACAGATGAAAAAGGATATTTTAAACTGGAAGATTTACCTTCAGAAGGGGTATTTATCTCTGTATATGCTGAAGGATATGCAATGATTGATAAGAAATTTCTTGGAGTTGATAGGGATGATTATAAAATTGTTTTAAAGGTATTAGGATGTATCAGGGGTAAAATTATTGATGAAAAAACAAAAAATCCTGTTAAAAAATTCAAAGTAAAACTTAATTTTCCAGTTTTAAAAAAAATAACTGATTTAACTGGTGGATTCAGTTGTGATTTTATAAAAGGTGTGAATTTTGAAAGTGAAGATGGAACTTTTGAAATTTCAAATCTTACGCCTGATGCTGTTTATAAAGTAATTATTGAAAGTGAAGGTTTTGCTCCATTTTATATTGAAAAAGTTAAAGCAAAAAGGGTTCAGGAAAAAGAATATGAAATATTTGAATTAAAGCCATCTTTTTTAAGAATAGAGGGATATGTTTACAATTCAGTCAAAAAAACTCCTGTTTCAGATGCTGAAGTGATTATGATTGATACTCTGGGTAGAAACATTGGCTTTTTTTCCTGGATAAATGATTATTATGATTATGAAGAATTGGGTGTGGTAAGAAAAACCAGAACAGATGAAAAGGGAAAATTTACAATTTCAGATATTAGAAATACAAGGGGATATTTTATAATCAAACATCCTGAATATGGAAAAGCATTTTATCCTGAAATTCCAATAACTGAAAAAACAAAAACTATTGAATTTCCGATTGACCCTTCAGGAAAAATTGAAGGAATAGTTTATGATAAAAATAAAAGTCCTATTTCAGGTGTTGAAATTTATCTGGAACAAAAAATAGATGGAGATAGTGCTTTTTTTGGTTATGTTAAAACTGATGAAAATGGTTTTTATTCCTTCCAGAATTTATCATCGGGATATTATACAATAAGAGTAAGTTCTTTAAATGGAGTGAATTATAAAGAAGTTTATTTAAATCCAGGAGAAAATAAAAAAGTTGATTTTGGTCTTGAAAAAGGAGCAAAAATTAAAGGAAGGGTTATTCATAGAGGAAAACCTCTTGAAGAGGTGGAGGTAAGTATAATTGATATTAAAAAGAGAACTTCTATTGCAAAATCTACCACAGATAAAAACGGAGAATATGAGATAATTGGACTTGAAAAAGGAGAATATAAAATAGAAGTGATGAAAGGAGATTGGTTAGACCCTAATAAACTTTTAATTGAAAAGGATATAAAAATAAAAAATGAAGAGAATGAGATAAATTTTGTTTTTCCTGAGAGTACAATTGAAGGGAAGGTTATTGATTTTAAAACAAAAAAGCCTGTTTCAGACATAATAATCAGTGCATATAAAAAAATAAGAAGTTACAGGTTATGGGGAAAAAATGGTTTTGATACTTATGAATATGAATGGATATGGCAGCCGAAACAGAAAGCAAAAACTGATAAAAATGGGAATTTTAAACTTGAAAATGTTGAAGATGGAATGTATGTTATTGTTGCAGGAGATATTAATTCAAAAGATAGAGTTGCTTCAAAACTGTTAAGAGTAAAAAATCCTTTATCATTGAAAAATATAATTCTTGAAATAAATCAACCAGGTAAACTTAAAGTTGAACTATTTGATAAAGAAACAGGTAAGATAATTGAAAAAGCAAGTGTGTGTCTTTTTACCTCTGAAAATTTCTATCTTCATTTAGGTTATCCGGAAGTAAAATACGATGATTATTCCTGGTTTTCTATGAAAAATCCTTATTCATTTAAAAATGGAGAGATAATTTTTGAAAATTTGAAACCCGGAATATATTATGTATTTGCAAGTGCACCGGGATATGTCTGTTCAAGAAAAGAAAAAGTAGTGGTTAAAGAAAATGGAATTTCTGAAAAAAATATAAAACTTGGGCCTGGTTGTATGGTTGAGTTTATTCTAAAAGAACCTGAACCTCCTTTTAATGGTATTTTAACTATTGGATTGAAATTGAAAACAGAGGATGGAAGAATACCACTTATAGATTATTATGGATATAGAATGAGTGGAATATATGAATTTTTTGATGAGAAAGACGGAAAAAAAGTTTTTGTTATTAATACACTGAAAGAAGGAAGATATACAGGAGAAATTGAAATTTACAGAGAAAATTCACTTTATGTAGCAACTTACAAATTCCAAAAACATTTATACAGACAAAAAATTGAATTCAGCGTTGAAAAAGGGAAGAAAAAAGTAATTGAAATAGATATGAGGGAAAAAAGGTTATAA
- the rlmD gene encoding 23S rRNA (uracil(1939)-C(5))-methyltransferase RlmD: MKIILASKSERRKELLKKICEEFKVVDSNFDESEIKEKDPVKYAIKCAIEKAKIVGEKYSDAVVIGADTVVFLNNEIIGKPSSYDEAKGILKKLSGTEHSVITGFAIYKKDENKLITDYELSYVKFKDIKDEEIEEYLKTEDFWDKAGAYGIQNIGDRFVEYVKGDFDNVVGLPVKKLKKYLDEFIYEELTVDIYDIALPNNWGVGRYENFVVFVPGGVTGDRVRVRISKSKKNYSFGEIVEIEKSSEYRVKPECEHFGDCGGCVFQNVRYEKQLEIKKEYLISCLKKLGEIEEINLKEIIPSPEIYFYRNKMEFAFGSEDGKLILGLRERSLPYKKYSKRVIPLRRCFIFSKKVEKIFPIVCDFFSSLNISSYDPFKKTGILRHLVIKESKNKDGIMLIFVTKSGVDIDFSKLIGLLLKEIEKIKSIYWVENDQISDVVNYEKKHILYGEKFIEEKINNLTFRIYPETFFQPNTKCAEILYKKILENIDEKSKVLGLYCGTGPIEITVSKKAEEVIGVDWDISNINTAVENCKINQIKNCNFYAERAEKFLNRELHEFFNYLILDPPRGGLSSKSIKKILKKKIPNIIYISCNPSTLSRDLKEFKEGGYSIEKILLFDFFPHTSHLESFVLLKKYE; the protein is encoded by the coding sequence ATGAAAATTATACTTGCATCAAAATCAGAAAGAAGAAAAGAGTTATTGAAGAAAATTTGTGAAGAATTTAAAGTTGTTGACAGTAATTTTGATGAGAGTGAAATAAAAGAAAAAGACCCTGTTAAATATGCAATTAAATGTGCAATTGAAAAGGCAAAAATTGTTGGAGAAAAATATTCCGATGCAGTTGTCATAGGTGCTGATACTGTTGTTTTTTTAAATAATGAAATTATAGGTAAACCGTCAAGTTATGATGAGGCAAAGGGGATTCTTAAAAAATTATCCGGTACAGAACATTCAGTAATTACAGGGTTTGCGATATATAAAAAGGATGAAAATAAATTGATTACTGATTATGAATTAAGTTATGTAAAGTTTAAAGATATTAAGGATGAAGAAATTGAGGAATATTTAAAGACAGAGGATTTTTGGGATAAAGCGGGTGCTTATGGAATTCAGAACATTGGGGATAGATTTGTTGAATATGTTAAAGGTGATTTTGATAATGTTGTTGGTTTACCTGTAAAAAAATTAAAAAAATATCTTGATGAATTTATTTATGAAGAATTAACGGTTGATATTTATGATATTGCCCTTCCAAATAACTGGGGAGTTGGAAGGTATGAAAATTTTGTTGTATTTGTTCCTGGTGGAGTTACTGGAGACAGGGTAAGAGTTAGGATTTCAAAGTCAAAAAAGAATTACTCTTTCGGAGAGATCGTTGAAATTGAAAAGTCCTCAGAGTATAGAGTTAAACCTGAATGCGAACATTTTGGAGATTGTGGTGGATGTGTTTTTCAGAATGTTCGTTATGAAAAACAACTTGAGATAAAAAAAGAATATCTGATTTCATGTTTAAAAAAATTAGGAGAAATTGAGGAGATTAATTTGAAAGAAATTATACCATCACCTGAAATTTATTTTTACAGAAATAAGATGGAGTTTGCATTTGGTAGTGAAGATGGAAAACTGATTCTTGGATTGAGAGAAAGAAGTTTACCTTATAAAAAATATAGTAAAAGAGTTATTCCTTTGAGAAGATGTTTTATTTTCAGTAAAAAGGTAGAAAAAATTTTCCCAATTGTTTGTGATTTTTTTTCTTCATTGAATATCTCTTCTTATGACCCTTTTAAAAAGACAGGTATTTTGAGGCATCTTGTTATTAAGGAAAGCAAAAATAAAGATGGGATAATGCTTATTTTTGTGACAAAAAGTGGAGTTGATATTGATTTTTCTAAACTGATTGGTTTACTGTTGAAGGAAATTGAAAAAATAAAAAGTATTTACTGGGTAGAAAATGACCAGATATCAGATGTTGTTAATTATGAGAAAAAACATATTCTATATGGAGAAAAATTCATTGAAGAAAAGATAAATAATTTAACTTTTAGAATTTATCCTGAGACATTTTTTCAACCGAATACAAAATGTGCAGAAATTTTATATAAAAAAATTCTTGAAAATATTGATGAAAAGAGTAAAGTCCTTGGTTTATACTGTGGAACAGGACCAATTGAAATAACTGTTTCTAAAAAAGCAGAGGAAGTAATAGGAGTTGATTGGGATATTTCAAATATTAATACTGCTGTTGAAAATTGTAAGATAAACCAGATAAAAAACTGTAATTTTTATGCTGAAAGAGCAGAAAAATTTTTAAATAGAGAATTACACGAATTTTTTAACTATTTAATACTTGACCCACCAAGAGGTGGATTGAGTTCAAAAAGT